One Hippocampus zosterae strain Florida chromosome 4, ASM2543408v3, whole genome shotgun sequence genomic window carries:
- the LOC127599152 gene encoding RNA polymerase II elongation factor ELL2 isoform X2 produces the protein MCTSSRCCESTYIKLPAPTAESPNALRVFSFYLSSDCKDQPQASFDCIHQYVSSDGREQLEGQGVIQDKITVCATEDSYQMTRERMSQVEKDSWSRSAIEIKPGATHPSKSVKIHKRPPIASASDSSFCKPHAPSRWSGSMVSLHQKPLKERIIHLLALKSYRKPELLLWLERERVGPKDKAELGAILEEVAKVNPKDSSYLLKEDFYKYVRRDWPGYSEEERQLMNRLLSRKLPPFVHGHWRNPQANESIVKPSEDRMLMHHSLTKNPVVKRPVPTDSLQALAAKRQRQIDQRTQPQPFMNGLLNNKGAPITDPLTFHTKPDFQGTNNTIGSNVSDHRHDSPGENIMSSAPDVSETDQHKTKAMCRDPPRADLECPQQQRKKKSKKHKDKERERLKDHQDKKWSEGSPDLKHEQGKLENCDITNGLDLAEKPDYVNLYVRITSVEQRQRYQEDFSAEYDEYKDLHTRIATITHMFIQLASKIKSMSPGTKEHKVMEDQILEKYNKYRKKFPDYQEEKKRCEYLHQKLSFIKQLIEDYDVSQTSS, from the exons TACATTAAGCTGCCAGCCCCCACAGCAGAGTCGCCCAATGCTCTTCGCGTCTTCTCCTTCTATTTATCCAGCGACTGCAAAGACCAGCCACAGGCCAGCTTCGACTGCATCCATCAATATGTTTCAAG TGACGGCCGCGAGCAGCTGGAAGGTCAAGGGGTCATCCAAGACAAGATCACCGTATGCGCCACCGAGGACTCCTATCAGATGACACGCGAGAGGATGTCTCAGGTAGAGAAGGATAGCTGGAGCCGTTCCGCCATCGAGATAAAACCCGGAGCCACACATCCCA GTAAAAGCGTCAAGATCCATAAGAGGCCGCCCATCGCGTCCGCATCAGACAGCAGCTTCTGCAAACCTCATGCGCCCAGCCGGTGGAGCGGCAGCATGGTCTCGCTCCACCAGAAGCCCCTCAAGGAGCGCATCATTCATCTGCTGGCTCTCAAGTCCTACAGGAAGCCGGAGCTCCTGCTGTGGTTGGAGAGGGAACGGGTTGGTCCCAAGGACAAGGCGGAGCTCGGAGCCATATTGGAAGAG gtgGCAAAAGTGAACCCAAAAGATAGCAGCTACCTCCTGAAAGAGGACTTCTACAAGTACGTGCGGAGGGACTGGCCTGGCTATAGCGAGGAAGAGCGACAGCTCATGAACAGGTTGTTATCAAG GAAGTTGCCGCCTTTCGTGCACGGCCATTGGAGGAATCCTCAAGCCAATGAATCAATCGTGAAACCATCCGAGGACAGAATGCTGATGCATCACAGCCTGACAAAGAACCCGGTAGTG AAACGCCCCGTGCCTACAGACAGTCTCCAAGCTCTGGCCGCAAAGAGACAAAGACAAATTGATCAGAGGACACAACCGCAGCCATTTATGAACGGACTCTTAAACAATAAGGGAGCACCTATCACTGATCCTCTTACTTTCCACACTAAACCTGACTTCCAAGGGACGAATAACACCATAGGGAGCAACGTTAGCGATCACCGGCATGATTCTCCTGGAGAGAATATAATGTCGAGCGCCCCCGACGTATCGGAGACCGACCAGCACAAAACCAAAGCGATGTGCCGCGACCCACCTCGGGCAGACTTGGAATGCCCTCAACAGCAGAGGAAGAAGAAATCCAAAAAGCATAAAGACAAGGAGCGGGAAAGATTGAAAGACCACCAGGACAAAAAGTGGTCAGAGGGGAGTCCAGATCTCAAGCATGAGCAGGGCAAACTCGAGA attGCGACATCACTAATGGCTTGGATTTGGCGGAGAAACCGGATTATGTGAa CCTGTATGTCAGGATCACAAGCGTGGAGCAGCGTCAACGCTACCAGGAGGATTTCAGCGCCGAGTACGACGAGTACAAAGACCTGCACACCCGAATCGCTACCATCACTCACATGTTTATTCAGCTCGCATCCAAGATCAAGAGCATGTCACCCGGGACGAAAGAACACAAG GTAATGGAAGATCAAATtttagaaaaatacaacaaGTATCGAAAG AAATTTCCAGACTACCAGGAAGAGAAGAAGCGCTGTGAATATCTGCACCAGAAACTCTCGTTTATCAAGCAGCTCATCGAGGACTACGACGTCTCTCAAACCTCCTCGTAG